In the Flavobacterium sp. J372 genome, one interval contains:
- a CDS encoding sorbosone dehydrogenase family protein — protein MGILGFCGYAQTIALQQFTTTVFTQPVDLAHAGDSRLFVVQQGGAIRIVNGNGTVNSANFLNLSSLISTGSERGLLGLAFHPNYETNGYFYVNYTNTAGNTVVARYSRSTTNPDLADASSAQIILTVTQPSSNHNGGCIRFGPDGYLYIGMGDGGGAGDTSNYAQNINSLLGKMLRIDVDNGAPYSNPSDNAFPGAVAGADEIWATGLRNPWKFSFDRVTGDLWIADVGQNAVEEINKVAVLTPAGKNFGWRCYEGSTVYNSAGCGPAANYTMPFAEYTQASTGGCSVTGGMVYNGTAYPNLQGKYIFADYCNNRIGIISSTGTITWSSTFSGNNFTTFGEDINGEMFVMGRTSGKLYRITDTSAGTDNFSSNNFAVYPNPSKGIINIKSNGTTSPAQATIFDITGKQVSNVSLQPSQINTIQTGNLPSGFYVMNITDTTGAVYVQKLAVQ, from the coding sequence TTGGGCATCTTAGGCTTCTGCGGATATGCGCAGACCATAGCCCTGCAGCAGTTCACAACAACCGTTTTTACCCAGCCGGTAGACCTTGCCCATGCCGGTGACTCTCGTTTGTTTGTGGTACAACAGGGCGGCGCTATACGAATTGTAAATGGCAATGGCACGGTAAACAGTGCAAACTTCCTAAACCTTTCATCATTAATAAGCACCGGAAGCGAGCGTGGCCTTTTAGGGCTTGCCTTTCACCCAAACTATGAAACCAACGGCTACTTTTATGTAAATTATACTAATACAGCCGGTAACACTGTAGTGGCACGTTACAGCCGCAGCACTACCAATCCGGATCTAGCAGATGCTTCAAGCGCGCAAATAATACTCACTGTTACACAACCATCATCAAACCACAACGGGGGCTGCATACGTTTTGGCCCTGATGGTTATTTGTACATTGGCATGGGTGACGGGGGCGGTGCAGGCGATACATCAAATTATGCCCAGAACATAAACTCATTATTAGGTAAAATGCTGCGTATAGATGTCGATAACGGCGCACCCTACAGCAACCCTTCAGATAACGCATTCCCGGGCGCTGTGGCGGGCGCAGACGAAATTTGGGCCACAGGGCTTCGCAACCCATGGAAATTCTCTTTTGACCGCGTTACAGGCGATTTATGGATAGCTGATGTAGGCCAGAACGCAGTGGAAGAAATAAATAAGGTTGCCGTGCTTACACCTGCGGGTAAAAACTTCGGCTGGAGGTGTTATGAAGGCAGCACAGTTTACAATTCGGCAGGCTGCGGCCCTGCGGCCAATTATACTATGCCTTTTGCGGAATACACTCAGGCATCTACAGGCGGCTGTTCTGTAACAGGTGGGATGGTTTACAATGGTACCGCTTACCCAAACCTGCAGGGTAAATATATTTTTGCTGACTATTGCAATAATAGAATAGGCATCATTTCATCGACGGGGACAATTACCTGGAGCAGTACGTTTTCAGGCAATAATTTTACAACTTTTGGAGAGGACATTAATGGAGAAATGTTTGTAATGGGACGAACCAGTGGCAAACTTTACAGAATAACTGATACTTCTGCAGGCACAGATAATTTCAGCAGTAATAACTTCGCTGTTTACCCTAACCCGTCAAAAGGTATTATAAATATAAAAAGCAACGGGACTACTTCACCTGCACAAGCTACTATTTTCGACATTACAGGAAAACAGGTTAGCAATGTCAGCCTGCAGCCATCACAAATAAACACAATACAAACCGGCAACCTGCCATCAGGGTTTTATGTAATGAACATTACAGACACGACAGGAGCTGTATATGTCCAGAAGCTTGCAGTACAGTAA
- a CDS encoding OmpA family protein, giving the protein MIKKISAGILTLALATSCVSSKVYKDLENKYADLKKENRTLADENGVLTKEKNALDLQLKDLQSQLEKLKGERDKLSADYAATKKNYDNLKSSYDALEKNSSDALDSNMKKNRELLAQLEAKEKALAAEQQRLNQLKADLQDRSSRVDELEGMIAAKEAAMKKLKDTLSKALNSFEGKGLTVTQKDGKVYVSMENKLLFGSGSWIVSPEGKKAVVEVAKVLADNPDIAVLIEGHTDNDAYAGGGQIANNWDLSTKRATAIVSIIRENKKVDPKNLTAAGRGEFAPLATNDTAEGKAKNRRIEIILTPKLDEISKMLNEI; this is encoded by the coding sequence ATGATTAAGAAAATTTCAGCAGGGATACTTACACTGGCCCTGGCCACTTCATGCGTATCTTCAAAGGTGTATAAAGACCTTGAAAACAAGTATGCCGACCTAAAGAAAGAGAACCGTACGCTCGCTGATGAAAACGGTGTGCTTACAAAAGAAAAGAATGCGCTTGACCTGCAATTGAAAGACCTGCAATCGCAGCTTGAAAAGCTAAAAGGTGAGCGCGATAAGCTATCAGCTGACTATGCTGCAACCAAAAAGAATTACGATAACCTGAAATCGTCTTATGATGCGCTGGAAAAAAACAGCAGTGATGCATTGGACAGCAACATGAAAAAGAACCGTGAGCTGCTTGCCCAGCTTGAGGCTAAAGAAAAAGCTTTGGCAGCCGAACAACAAAGGCTTAACCAGCTGAAGGCCGACCTTCAGGACCGTTCGTCACGCGTAGATGAGCTTGAAGGTATGATTGCGGCTAAAGAAGCGGCAATGAAGAAGCTGAAAGATACGCTGTCTAAAGCATTGAACAGCTTTGAAGGTAAAGGCCTTACTGTAACCCAGAAAGACGGCAAAGTATATGTTTCTATGGAAAACAAACTGTTGTTTGGCTCAGGCAGCTGGATAGTAAGCCCTGAAGGCAAAAAGGCTGTTGTTGAGGTGGCAAAAGTACTGGCTGATAACCCTGACATTGCAGTGCTTATTGAAGGCCATACTGATAATGATGCCTATGCCGGCGGCGGACAAATTGCCAATAACTGGGATCTTTCTACCAAGCGTGCTACAGCAATAGTTTCTATTATTCGGGAGAATAAAAAGGTTGATCCTAAAAACCTAACGGCTGCAGGCCGTGGCGAATTTGCCCCGCTTGCGACAAATGATACTGCTGAAGGCAAGGCTAAAAACAGGAGGATTGAAATCATCCTGACGCCAAAGCTTGATGAAATATCAAAAATGCTAAACGAAATCTAA
- a CDS encoding exodeoxyribonuclease III: MKIISYNVNGIRAAFNKGFIDWLKAASPDIICLQETKANIDQVAVHEIEAAGYPYHYWFSAQKKGYSGVAIFSKHKPNNVVYGTGIEYMDFEGRNIRLDFDTFSVMSLYLPSGTNLARHEHKFMYMRDFHQYVENLKTEAPNLIICGDFNICHEAIDIHDPKRNARVSGFLPNERMWIGEFLNNGFIDSFRHFNKEPHNYTWWSNFANARDNNKGWRIDYAMVSEPMRDRLIRAAILPDARHSDHCPILVEFE; the protein is encoded by the coding sequence ATGAAAATTATATCGTATAACGTAAACGGGATACGTGCCGCATTCAATAAAGGATTTATAGACTGGCTTAAGGCTGCCAGCCCCGATATTATTTGCTTGCAGGAAACCAAAGCGAATATAGACCAGGTTGCTGTACATGAAATTGAAGCCGCCGGCTACCCTTATCATTATTGGTTTTCAGCCCAGAAAAAAGGCTATAGCGGTGTTGCCATTTTTAGTAAACATAAGCCTAATAATGTAGTTTATGGCACCGGCATAGAATACATGGATTTTGAGGGGCGCAACATCCGGCTGGATTTTGACACCTTTTCGGTGATGAGCCTGTATCTGCCTTCAGGTACCAACCTGGCAAGGCATGAGCATAAGTTTATGTACATGCGGGATTTTCACCAATATGTGGAAAATCTTAAAACCGAAGCGCCAAACCTTATAATATGCGGCGACTTCAATATTTGCCATGAGGCTATTGATATACACGACCCAAAACGCAACGCACGTGTCTCAGGCTTTTTACCGAATGAAAGAATGTGGATTGGGGAGTTCCTCAACAACGGGTTTATAGACAGTTTCCGCCATTTCAACAAAGAGCCGCATAATTACACTTGGTGGAGCAATTTTGCAAATGCGCGCGATAACAACAAAGGCTGGCGGATTGATTATGCCATGGTAAGCGAACCCATGCGCGACCGGCTTATCCGGGCCGCTATACTGCCTGACGCACGGCATAGCGACCATTGCCCTATTTTAGTAGAATTTGAATAA
- a CDS encoding lysophospholipid acyltransferase family protein translates to MSLVTAKEVAKAIKTDKYGFLGTFSGWLLMKALKISTLNKIYDRQKNLQGTEFLNAILDEFQIKFEIPEEDLKRLPKDGAYITVSNHPLGGVDGILLLKLMLEREPNYKIIANFLLHRIEPLKPFIMPVNPFESHKDAKSSVSGIKDALRHLSDGKPLGIFPAGEVSTYKDGKLVVDKPWEESAIKLIKKANVPVVPIYFHAKNSKLFYFLSQLSDTLRTAKLPSELLTQKDRVIKVRIGKPISVAEQNEHEGLDAYSEFLRKKTYMLANPYEKDTKLLDTANLNLKINRGPKQIATATTIDKVITEVQQLRKSDFRLLQSKNYEVFLVSADKIPNILHEIGRLREITFREVGEGTNESLDLDQYDKFYHHMFLWDDDAKEIAGAYRMGFGQEIYKKYGIDGFYLHDLFRFEPELYDMMSKSIEMGRAFIVKEYQQKPMPLFLLWKGIVHCTLRYPEHKFLIGGVSISNQFSQFSKSLMIEFMKSNYYDPYVAQYVHPKKEYKVKLKDADKDFVFNEAEADLNKFDKIIEEIEPGSLRLPVLIKKYIKQNARVIAFNVDPLFNNAVDGLMYIRIADLPESTVKPVMEEFQAELERKLAEKGELS, encoded by the coding sequence ATGAGTTTAGTCACCGCCAAAGAAGTAGCAAAAGCCATAAAGACCGACAAATACGGTTTTTTAGGCACGTTTTCGGGGTGGCTGCTAATGAAAGCGCTGAAGATATCAACGCTAAACAAAATTTACGACCGCCAGAAAAACCTTCAGGGTACCGAATTCCTGAATGCAATTCTTGACGAATTCCAGATTAAATTTGAAATACCCGAAGAAGACCTGAAGCGCCTGCCGAAAGACGGCGCCTACATTACGGTTTCAAATCACCCGTTGGGTGGAGTTGACGGTATTTTGCTGCTTAAGCTAATGCTTGAGCGCGAACCGAATTATAAGATAATAGCAAATTTCCTGCTTCACCGTATAGAGCCGCTTAAGCCATTTATAATGCCTGTAAATCCGTTTGAATCGCACAAAGATGCCAAATCAAGCGTTTCGGGGATAAAAGATGCGCTACGCCATTTAAGCGATGGCAAGCCCCTGGGGATTTTTCCTGCCGGTGAGGTTTCTACCTACAAAGACGGGAAACTTGTTGTTGATAAGCCTTGGGAAGAGAGTGCTATAAAACTGATTAAGAAAGCTAATGTGCCGGTTGTGCCGATATATTTCCACGCCAAGAACAGTAAGCTTTTTTATTTCCTGTCACAGCTTAGCGACACGCTGCGCACTGCAAAACTGCCAAGTGAACTGCTTACCCAGAAAGACCGCGTGATAAAAGTGCGGATTGGCAAACCAATTTCGGTTGCGGAACAGAATGAACATGAAGGGCTTGATGCCTACTCTGAGTTTTTGCGGAAAAAGACCTATATGCTGGCCAACCCGTATGAAAAAGACACTAAGCTGCTTGACACGGCTAACCTTAACCTGAAGATAAACAGAGGGCCTAAGCAAATTGCCACAGCTACAACCATTGACAAGGTTATTACCGAAGTACAACAGTTACGGAAGAGCGATTTTCGCCTGTTGCAGAGCAAAAACTATGAAGTTTTCCTAGTCTCGGCAGATAAGATCCCGAACATACTTCACGAAATAGGCCGCCTGCGAGAGATAACCTTCCGTGAAGTGGGCGAAGGCACAAATGAGTCCCTTGACCTTGACCAATACGATAAGTTTTATCACCACATGTTCCTTTGGGATGATGACGCCAAAGAAATTGCCGGCGCTTACCGTATGGGCTTCGGACAGGAGATTTATAAAAAATACGGCATCGACGGTTTTTACCTGCATGACCTTTTCCGTTTTGAGCCGGAATTGTACGATATGATGTCAAAGTCTATTGAAATGGGACGCGCATTTATCGTAAAGGAATACCAGCAAAAGCCAATGCCTTTGTTCCTGCTTTGGAAAGGTATTGTGCACTGTACGCTGCGTTACCCGGAGCATAAGTTCCTTATCGGGGGCGTGAGCATCAGTAACCAGTTCTCGCAGTTCTCAAAATCGCTGATGATTGAGTTCATGAAATCGAACTACTATGACCCTTATGTTGCACAGTATGTTCACCCGAAAAAAGAATACAAAGTAAAGCTAAAGGACGCCGATAAAGACTTTGTATTTAACGAGGCCGAAGCCGACCTGAATAAATTCGACAAAATTATTGAAGAGATAGAGCCGGGAAGCCTACGCCTGCCTGTACTCATCAAAAAATACATCAAGCAGAACGCACGTGTTATAGCCTTTAATGTTGACCCGCTGTTTAATAATGCAGTTGACGGCCTGATGTACATACGAATTGCCGACCTGCCCGAAAGCACCGTAAAGCCTGTTATGGAAGAATTTCAGGCAGAACTGGAACGGAAATTGGCGGAAAAGGGTGAACTTTCCTAA
- a CDS encoding 2-hydroxyacid dehydrogenase has protein sequence MNSQPVKILHIDSNHSTLWQQLEEAGFQNIEGYKLSKEEIDAIIHEYHGIVIRSRFDIDKEFLDRAANLQFIARVGAGLESIDCDYAESKGIHLIAAPEGNRNAVGEQALGMLLSLFNNLNRADRQIRSGQWVREANRGHELDGKTVGIIGYGNMGKSFAKKLKGFDVEVLCYDIKPSVDDENARQVSLQELQQKADVVSLHTPWTPETNRMVNADFINAFAKPFWLINTARGKSVVTKDLADALQSGKVLGAALDVLEYEKSSFEHLFEGEIPEEFRYLLEADNVLLTPHIAGWTFESHERLAQVIVDKIKALYKVG, from the coding sequence ATGAACTCACAACCCGTAAAAATCCTCCATATAGATTCCAACCATTCTACACTCTGGCAACAGCTTGAAGAAGCCGGTTTTCAAAATATTGAGGGTTACAAACTTTCCAAAGAAGAGATAGATGCTATTATCCACGAATACCATGGCATCGTAATCCGCAGCCGGTTTGATATTGATAAGGAATTTCTGGATAGGGCTGCAAACCTGCAGTTCATAGCAAGGGTTGGGGCAGGGCTGGAAAGTATTGATTGTGATTATGCCGAGAGTAAAGGCATACACCTTATCGCCGCACCCGAGGGCAACCGTAATGCTGTTGGCGAACAGGCGCTGGGTATGCTCCTATCACTTTTTAATAACCTTAACCGCGCCGACAGACAGATACGCAGCGGGCAATGGGTACGAGAGGCTAACCGCGGGCACGAACTTGACGGGAAAACCGTTGGCATCATCGGCTATGGCAATATGGGTAAATCTTTCGCAAAGAAATTGAAAGGCTTTGATGTTGAGGTGCTGTGTTACGACATAAAACCGTCTGTAGACGATGAAAATGCAAGGCAGGTATCTTTACAGGAATTGCAGCAGAAAGCTGATGTGGTAAGCCTGCATACGCCCTGGACACCTGAAACAAACCGCATGGTGAATGCTGATTTTATTAATGCATTCGCGAAACCTTTCTGGCTTATCAATACTGCCCGGGGAAAAAGTGTGGTGACAAAAGATTTGGCAGACGCTTTACAATCAGGAAAGGTCTTGGGCGCAGCCCTTGATGTGCTGGAGTATGAAAAATCCTCTTTCGAACATTTGTTTGAAGGAGAAATACCCGAGGAATTCCGGTATTTACTTGAAGCAGATAATGTACTGCTTACACCCCACATAGCCGGCTGGACATTTGAAAGCCACGAACGCCTGGCACAGGTAATTGTTGATAAGATTAAGGCTTTATATAAAGTAGGTTAG
- the rsmA gene encoding 16S rRNA (adenine(1518)-N(6)/adenine(1519)-N(6))-dimethyltransferase RsmA has protein sequence MDKVKAKKHLGQHFLKDESIAKDIADTLTLEEYNKVLEIGPGMGVLTKYLLEKDVETYVIEIDAESVEYLNAHYAKLHGKILSEDFLRYDISKTFGNEPFAIIGNFPYNISSQIVFRTLELREQIPEFSGMFQKEVAERICEKKGSKTYGILSVLVQAFYDAEYLFTVSEHVFNPPPKVKSGVLRLRRKENFHLPCSERLFFNVVKTAFNQRRKTLRNSLKTLNLPDNLREDSIFDLRPEQLSTEDFIELVKKIEANGV, from the coding sequence ATGGATAAAGTAAAAGCCAAAAAACACCTCGGGCAGCATTTCCTTAAAGATGAAAGTATTGCCAAAGACATTGCCGACACACTTACGCTTGAAGAGTACAACAAAGTCCTCGAGATAGGCCCGGGCATGGGTGTGCTTACCAAATACCTGCTGGAAAAAGATGTTGAGACCTATGTGATTGAGATAGATGCCGAATCGGTTGAGTACCTAAATGCACATTACGCGAAGCTCCACGGCAAAATACTGTCGGAAGACTTTCTTCGGTACGATATATCAAAAACTTTTGGTAACGAGCCTTTTGCAATCATCGGCAATTTCCCATATAACATCTCATCACAAATTGTTTTCCGTACACTGGAACTACGCGAGCAGATACCCGAATTCAGCGGGATGTTCCAGAAAGAAGTAGCCGAGCGCATTTGTGAAAAGAAAGGCAGCAAAACCTATGGGATACTATCCGTTTTAGTTCAGGCTTTTTACGATGCAGAGTATTTGTTTACGGTTTCAGAACATGTCTTTAACCCGCCGCCAAAAGTAAAATCGGGTGTGCTGCGCCTGCGCCGTAAAGAAAATTTCCACTTGCCGTGCAGCGAGCGTCTGTTTTTTAATGTTGTGAAGACTGCCTTTAACCAGCGCCGCAAAACACTTCGTAACAGTTTAAAAACACTCAACCTGCCCGATAATTTGCGGGAAGATAGTATCTTTGACCTCCGTCCGGAACAGCTTTCGACAGAAGACTTTATTGAACTGGTAAAAAAGATAGAGGCGAATGGAGTTTAA
- a CDS encoding DUF4286 family protein — MIIYNVTINIDESVHDQWLSWMMDEHIPAVMDTGKFIKAKMVKVLVVEEMGGSTYSVQYFAENHDKLQAYYKEDAPRLREEGARLFGDKMLAFRTELELLKEFKSI; from the coding sequence ATGATAATCTACAACGTAACCATAAATATAGACGAGAGCGTACACGACCAATGGCTTTCATGGATGATGGACGAACATATACCTGCCGTAATGGACACCGGCAAATTCATTAAAGCTAAAATGGTAAAGGTACTTGTGGTGGAAGAAATGGGCGGCAGTACCTATTCAGTGCAATACTTCGCAGAAAACCATGATAAGCTTCAGGCTTATTACAAAGAAGATGCACCACGCCTGCGTGAAGAAGGAGCAAGATTATTCGGCGACAAAATGCTGGCATTCCGCACAGAGCTGGAGTTGCTGAAAGAATTCAAATCAATATAA
- a CDS encoding tetratricopeptide repeat protein, with product MKKTFALLFFLLTITAFCQNEQLAHNYFEKGEFEKALSIYQDMEKKQPGNTFFIQKIAASYQQLQRYADAEKYLLEKLQRMRHQPQLLVELGYNYQLQKNQAKADKLYKEAIDAVKENPGHVYMVANTFEQKVLIQQALQTYEAAQASNKSMNFDYQIALLQGQIGNTDLMIEKLLSYSYTNQQNLPLVQNQLTRFMNEEQSEGFVASLRKALLLNTQKNQDIFWNQFMSWFFVQQKDYGKAFIQEKAIFKRNPEYFSNIVNLARLSVMEKENETAKEILTFILNNTQDAELQITAHNYLLDLDIEAAQEKDYPAIKQRIDVLLSQYGTTPTSLQLQLNKADFAAFYLKDTKTATEVLNQALKLPLNKYEVAEVKMKLSDILLLDEKFNQAIIYYAQIEEDLKNDAVGHEASLKVAKASYYKGDFEWAQKQLGVLKSSVSQLIANDALEIFLLITDNTVEDSTQTALKKFAKADFKLYQNKRAEALSQFKDIIANDKTSSIQDVTLLRIGKIYANQGQYDLALQHYQQIIDKYADGIYIDEALFFSAEIYNKKLNDPEKAKALYEKVLFSHQDSIYFVEARKQFRLLRGDTAS from the coding sequence ATGAAGAAGACCTTCGCCCTTTTATTTTTCCTACTCACAATAACCGCCTTCTGCCAAAATGAGCAGCTGGCCCATAACTATTTTGAAAAAGGTGAGTTTGAAAAGGCATTGTCCATCTATCAGGACATGGAAAAGAAACAGCCGGGCAACACTTTCTTTATCCAGAAAATTGCAGCATCATATCAGCAACTTCAGCGCTATGCTGATGCCGAAAAATACCTGCTTGAAAAACTGCAGCGTATGCGCCATCAGCCACAGCTGCTGGTAGAATTGGGCTACAATTACCAGTTGCAGAAAAATCAGGCCAAGGCTGATAAGCTATACAAAGAAGCTATAGATGCCGTAAAGGAAAATCCGGGGCATGTGTATATGGTAGCTAACACATTTGAACAAAAGGTGTTAATACAGCAGGCACTCCAGACCTATGAGGCAGCACAGGCATCAAACAAAAGCATGAATTTTGATTATCAGATAGCGCTGTTACAGGGGCAGATTGGCAATACCGACCTGATGATTGAAAAGCTGTTGTCATACTCGTACACCAATCAGCAAAACCTCCCGCTTGTACAGAACCAGCTTACACGGTTTATGAATGAAGAGCAGAGTGAGGGTTTTGTGGCATCGTTACGCAAAGCGCTTTTGCTGAATACCCAAAAGAACCAGGATATTTTCTGGAACCAGTTTATGAGCTGGTTTTTCGTACAGCAAAAAGATTACGGCAAAGCTTTCATACAAGAGAAAGCTATTTTTAAGCGCAATCCCGAATATTTCTCCAATATTGTAAACCTGGCAAGGCTTTCAGTAATGGAGAAAGAAAATGAAACAGCAAAAGAAATTCTGACTTTCATCCTGAACAATACCCAAGATGCCGAATTACAGATAACGGCGCATAACTATCTGCTTGACCTTGACATTGAAGCTGCGCAGGAGAAAGATTACCCTGCCATAAAGCAGCGTATTGATGTGCTGCTTAGCCAATATGGCACTACCCCGACTTCATTGCAATTGCAACTTAACAAAGCTGATTTTGCAGCCTTTTACCTGAAAGATACCAAAACGGCTACTGAAGTTTTAAACCAGGCGCTAAAGCTTCCGCTGAATAAATATGAGGTTGCCGAAGTAAAGATGAAGCTTAGCGATATTTTGCTGCTTGATGAAAAATTTAACCAGGCGATAATATACTATGCCCAAATTGAGGAAGACCTGAAGAACGATGCCGTAGGCCATGAAGCCAGCCTGAAAGTTGCCAAAGCTAGCTATTACAAAGGTGACTTTGAATGGGCGCAGAAGCAGCTGGGAGTTCTTAAATCATCCGTATCACAGCTTATTGCCAATGATGCGCTTGAGATTTTCCTGCTGATAACCGATAATACTGTAGAAGACAGCACTCAGACCGCTCTTAAGAAATTCGCCAAAGCTGATTTCAAGCTGTACCAGAACAAAAGGGCAGAGGCGCTGTCACAGTTTAAAGACATCATTGCCAATGATAAAACGTCAAGCATTCAGGATGTTACATTGCTGCGTATAGGGAAGATTTATGCCAATCAGGGGCAGTATGACCTGGCGCTGCAACATTACCAGCAAATCATCGACAAATATGCCGACGGTATCTACATAGACGAGGCGCTGTTCTTCTCGGCCGAGATCTATAATAAGAAACTCAACGACCCTGAAAAGGCCAAGGCGCTGTATGAGAAAGTGCTTTTCTCTCACCAGGACAGTATTTATTTTGTGGAAGCCCGCAAGCAGTTCAGGCTGCTGAGAGGAGATACCGCGAGTTGA
- a CDS encoding M1 family aminopeptidase — MKKIVALIVTLLSVLPSPAQNHDVASIAEAERKSASKLQNFQANINTSNYNVVKQRLEVTVNPTVYSVSGKVTTHFIAKQPMNTITFDMATQLTASSVTRNGQPLSFSQNSNKELVITLPGVQAQNVLDSVTVTYSGIPPTTDGAFNIGTHNGSPMLWTLSEPYGAKDWWPCKQDLNDKIETLDVYITAPSQYVSVSNGLQKSVVTSGSNKITHFKHNYPIPAYLVAIAVSNYSIFTQTAGTAPNTFPIVNYIYPETATTAQAQLASTLPIMNLFEELFEAYPFRNEKYGHAQCGIAGGMEHTTVSFMGYFDRELIAHELAHQWFGDKVTCGTWKDIWLNEGFATYLSGLVVEDFDGMIPFRTWKNSLINNITSSPTGTVYLTDADTTNINRIFSSRLSYNKGAMVVHMLRYKLGDALFYQGIKNYLADPELAYGYAKTADLQAHLELVSGQSLSEFFNDWVYKQGYPTYNIAAQYLNGTNYRITINQTQSHPSVTYFEMPVTVRLTGSSNQSLDVRLDNTFNGQQFVVSVPFTVTGITFDPMKDIISKSSTATLGATEVALLKDIRLYPNPTKGELNVSLPTGVTAQNATFYNALGQKVMEAKGTQWNVSGLSAGMHFITLVTDKGTTQLEFVKE, encoded by the coding sequence ATGAAAAAGATTGTTGCCCTGATAGTTACATTACTATCTGTTTTACCATCGCCGGCACAAAACCATGATGTTGCTTCTATAGCCGAAGCCGAGCGTAAGTCGGCATCAAAACTCCAGAATTTCCAGGCTAACATCAACACATCAAATTACAATGTGGTGAAGCAGCGCCTTGAAGTGACTGTGAACCCTACTGTATATTCCGTAAGCGGAAAAGTTACCACCCACTTCATTGCCAAGCAGCCCATGAATACCATTACGTTTGATATGGCTACGCAGCTTACGGCATCATCTGTTACCCGCAACGGCCAGCCGCTAAGCTTCAGCCAGAACAGCAATAAAGAGCTGGTGATAACTCTCCCGGGGGTACAGGCGCAAAATGTGCTTGACTCGGTTACGGTTACATATTCGGGCATACCGCCTACTACCGATGGCGCTTTCAATATAGGCACACACAATGGCAGCCCTATGCTGTGGACACTTAGCGAGCCCTATGGCGCTAAAGACTGGTGGCCCTGCAAGCAGGACCTTAATGACAAAATTGAAACTCTTGATGTGTATATTACCGCACCTTCACAGTACGTAAGCGTAAGCAATGGCCTGCAAAAGAGCGTGGTTACCAGCGGCAGCAACAAGATTACGCATTTTAAGCACAATTACCCTATACCGGCATACCTTGTGGCAATAGCCGTAAGCAATTACAGCATATTTACACAAACAGCCGGGACTGCGCCAAACACTTTCCCTATTGTTAACTACATATATCCGGAAACTGCCACTACGGCCCAGGCACAGCTGGCTTCAACATTGCCTATTATGAACCTGTTTGAAGAACTGTTTGAGGCTTACCCTTTCCGGAATGAAAAATACGGCCATGCGCAGTGCGGTATTGCAGGAGGCATGGAGCATACCACAGTATCGTTCATGGGATATTTTGACCGTGAACTTATCGCACATGAACTTGCCCACCAATGGTTTGGCGATAAGGTTACCTGCGGCACATGGAAAGACATCTGGCTAAACGAAGGCTTTGCCACCTACCTAAGCGGCCTTGTTGTGGAAGACTTTGACGGCATGATACCTTTCAGGACGTGGAAAAACTCACTGATTAACAACATAACATCCAGCCCTACCGGCACGGTGTACCTCACTGATGCCGATACTACCAATATAAACCGCATTTTCAGCTCACGCCTTAGCTACAACAAAGGCGCTATGGTGGTGCATATGCTGCGCTACAAACTGGGAGATGCCTTATTTTACCAGGGGATAAAGAACTACCTGGCCGACCCTGAACTGGCCTATGGCTATGCTAAAACGGCTGACCTGCAGGCGCATCTTGAGCTGGTGAGCGGGCAGAGCCTTAGCGAGTTTTTTAATGACTGGGTTTACAAGCAAGGCTACCCTACATACAACATTGCTGCACAATACCTTAATGGCACAAACTACCGCATTACCATAAACCAGACGCAGAGCCACCCTTCGGTTACTTATTTTGAGATGCCTGTAACGGTACGATTAACCGGCAGCAGCAACCAGTCTCTTGATGTGAGGCTTGACAATACCTTTAACGGGCAGCAGTTTGTTGTTTCTGTGCCGTTTACGGTAACAGGCATAACGTTTGACCCGATGAAAGACATCATCAGCAAAAGCAGTACAGCCACACTTGGCGCTACTGAAGTTGCCCTACTCAAAGACATCCGCCTGTACCCCAACCCAACCAAAGGCGAACTTAACGTAAGCCTGCCAACCGGCGTTACTGCGCAAAACGCGACCTTCTACAATGCCCTGGGGCAAAAAGTGATGGAAGCCAAAGGCACACAATGGAACGTGTCGGGATTATCTGCCGGGATGCATTTTATAACGCTTGTGACGGATAAAGGGACAACACAGCTGGAGTTTGTGAAGGAGTAG